A region of Acidimicrobiia bacterium DNA encodes the following proteins:
- a CDS encoding alpha/beta fold hydrolase: MDDAITSGGLRLGAHFARPPGGRVPGLVLCHGFPSGPRGAATSGATFPELADRIAREAGWAVLTFNFRGTGASEGDFSIAGWRADQRAAAEWLWARDDVTGVWIAGTNLGGSLAISTAADDARIRGVAVLAAPVNMRDWTRDPARFLEHARAMGVIRNPAFPHDVNAWVRGITELDPLRIARRLPPRPLLVLHGTADDVVPVSDARALADAAAPASELRLVHAAGHRLRHDPRAVAALLGWLDRQIT; the protein is encoded by the coding sequence GTGGACGACGCGATCACGTCGGGCGGGCTGCGCCTCGGCGCGCACTTCGCCCGCCCGCCCGGCGGCCGCGTCCCCGGACTCGTCCTGTGTCACGGCTTCCCGAGTGGTCCGCGCGGCGCGGCGACGTCCGGCGCGACGTTCCCCGAGCTCGCGGATCGGATCGCGCGCGAAGCGGGCTGGGCCGTGCTGACGTTCAACTTCCGCGGGACGGGTGCGTCCGAGGGCGACTTCTCGATCGCGGGCTGGCGCGCCGACCAGCGCGCTGCCGCCGAGTGGCTGTGGGCGCGCGACGACGTCACCGGCGTGTGGATCGCGGGGACGAACCTCGGAGGCTCGCTCGCGATCTCGACGGCCGCGGACGACGCGCGCATCCGCGGTGTCGCGGTCCTCGCCGCGCCCGTCAACATGCGCGACTGGACGCGTGACCCGGCGCGCTTCCTCGAGCACGCGCGCGCGATGGGCGTCATCCGGAATCCCGCGTTCCCGCACGACGTGAACGCGTGGGTGCGCGGGATCACGGAGCTCGACCCGCTCCGCATCGCGCGTCGCCTCCCGCCGCGTCCGCTGCTCGTGCTGCACGGCACGGCCGACGACGTCGTGCCGGTCAGCGACGCACGCGCGCTGGCCGATGCGGCCGCGCCCGCGTCCGAGCTGCGCCTCGTGCACGCCGCCGGCCACCGGTTGCGTCACGACCCACGTGCGGTCGCTGCGCTCCTGGGTTGGCTCGACCGCCAGATCACCTGA
- a CDS encoding sugar phosphate nucleotidyltransferase, with the protein MKGVILAGGQGTRLDPLTRITNKHLLPIYDRPMVAFAIESLVRAGITEVMLVTGGTHAGEFLRLLGNGHEWGLERLLYAYQERPGGIAEALGLAERFVHDDQVVVLLADNVFERSIRASVGRFREQGTGARVLLAEVGDPAHLRNLGVPRLGDDGHIAHIVEKPDDPPSPYAVTGVYFYDASVFDVLPRLERSARGELEITDVNNHFVDAGTMRYDVIDGFWGDAGESIDAYYTVNDFVRRFGANK; encoded by the coding sequence ATGAAGGGCGTCATCCTCGCGGGCGGGCAGGGGACGCGCCTCGACCCGCTCACGCGGATCACGAACAAGCACCTGCTCCCCATCTACGACCGGCCGATGGTCGCGTTCGCGATCGAGTCGCTCGTGCGCGCCGGCATCACCGAGGTCATGCTCGTCACCGGCGGGACCCACGCGGGCGAGTTCCTGCGCCTGCTCGGCAACGGCCACGAGTGGGGTCTCGAGCGGCTGTTGTACGCGTATCAGGAGCGCCCCGGCGGGATCGCGGAGGCGCTCGGGCTCGCGGAGCGGTTCGTCCACGACGACCAGGTCGTCGTGCTCCTCGCCGACAACGTCTTCGAACGCTCGATCCGGGCGTCGGTGGGGCGGTTCCGGGAGCAGGGGACGGGCGCGCGCGTGCTCCTCGCCGAGGTCGGCGACCCCGCGCACCTCCGCAACCTGGGCGTCCCGCGGCTCGGCGACGACGGCCACATCGCGCACATCGTCGAGAAGCCCGACGACCCGCCGAGCCCGTACGCGGTGACCGGCGTGTACTTCTACGACGCGTCGGTCTTCGATGTGCTGCCCCGTCTGGAACGGTCGGCGCGCGGTGAGCTCGAGATCACCGACGTCAACAACCACTTCGTCGACGCCGGCACCATGCGCTACGACGTGATCGACGGCTTCTGGGGCGACGCCGGCGAGTCGATCGACGCGTACTACACGGTGAACGACTTCGTCCGCCGCTTCGGCGCGAACAAGTAA
- a CDS encoding GDP-mannose 4,6-dehydratase, producing MNALVTGAGGFVGHHLVTHLQACGDDVVAVDRHGERTMDVTDLDDVVRTFRTVRPDAVYHLAALSHVGESWDAPTAAFRVNAEGTLNVLTAARDTGVSRVLVVGSSEEYGARPAGETPITETTALRPMTPYGAAKVASDYLALQAFLGDGLATVRVRPFNHTGPGQSDRFLVPALARRIALAERDGAREVAVGSLDPVRDISDVRDVVRAYRLLVTDGEPGDVYNVCSGRAVTVEDIARRLLALTTRRLELRVDPDLVRPVDVPWLVGDHTKLTTATGWRPEIDLDRTLADVLDDARTRVRA from the coding sequence GTGAACGCGCTCGTCACGGGGGCGGGCGGGTTCGTCGGCCACCATCTCGTCACGCACCTGCAGGCGTGTGGCGACGACGTCGTCGCGGTCGACCGGCACGGTGAGCGCACCATGGACGTGACGGATCTCGACGACGTCGTCCGCACGTTCCGCACCGTCCGGCCCGACGCCGTCTACCACCTCGCCGCGCTGAGCCACGTCGGCGAGTCGTGGGACGCGCCCACCGCCGCGTTCCGCGTCAACGCCGAAGGCACGCTCAACGTGCTCACCGCCGCGCGCGACACGGGTGTGTCGCGCGTCCTGGTCGTCGGCAGCAGCGAGGAGTACGGCGCGCGCCCGGCCGGCGAGACACCGATCACCGAGACGACCGCGCTGCGGCCCATGACGCCGTACGGCGCGGCGAAGGTCGCGTCCGACTACCTCGCGCTGCAGGCGTTCCTCGGCGACGGGCTGGCGACGGTACGCGTGCGGCCCTTCAACCACACCGGGCCGGGCCAGTCCGACCGGTTCCTCGTGCCGGCCCTGGCCCGCCGGATCGCGCTCGCGGAGCGCGACGGTGCACGCGAGGTCGCGGTCGGGTCGCTCGACCCGGTCCGCGACATCAGCGACGTGCGCGACGTCGTGCGCGCGTACCGGTTGCTCGTCACCGACGGCGAGCCGGGCGACGTGTACAACGTCTGCTCCGGCCGCGCCGTGACCGTCGAGGACATCGCGCGGCGACTGCTCGCGCTCACCACGCGACGGCTGGAGCTGCGCGTCGATCCCGACCTCGTCCGTCCCGTCGACGTGCCGTGGCTCGTCGGCGACCACACGAAGCTGACCACGGCAACGGGGTGGCGACCCGAGATCGACCTCGACCGCACCCTCGCGGACGTCCTGGACGACGCGCGGACGCGCGTCCGTGCGTGA